A single region of the Lactobacillus isalae genome encodes:
- a CDS encoding YigZ family protein, which yields MSSEQLNYLTISQNGQHEIVIKKSKFICSLARTKSVEEAQDFIEQISKKYHDATHNTYAYTLGLNDNQVKASDNGEPSGTAGIPELKALQLMKLKDVTAVVTRYFGGIKLGAGGLIRAYSNSVTEAVQNIGVVKCVMQQRIEFSIPYNRVDEINHYLEEHQILIANQEYTTNVTIQIYLDLDQISKVEDDLINLLSGKVEFKKLDQRFNEIPVTDLNFHEQ from the coding sequence TTGTCATCAGAACAATTAAATTATTTAACAATTAGCCAAAATGGCCAACATGAAATAGTTATTAAGAAAAGTAAATTCATCTGCTCTTTAGCTCGTACTAAGTCAGTTGAAGAAGCTCAAGACTTTATTGAACAAATTTCTAAAAAATATCATGATGCAACACATAATACTTACGCCTACACACTAGGATTGAACGATAATCAAGTCAAAGCAAGTGATAACGGTGAGCCTTCTGGAACAGCTGGAATTCCAGAGTTAAAAGCTCTTCAATTAATGAAACTAAAGGATGTAACAGCAGTTGTTACAAGATACTTCGGTGGTATTAAGTTAGGCGCTGGAGGTTTGATTCGTGCCTATTCTAATTCAGTCACTGAAGCGGTCCAAAATATTGGTGTCGTTAAATGTGTTATGCAACAGCGAATCGAATTCTCAATTCCATACAATCGTGTAGATGAGATTAATCACTACTTAGAAGAACATCAGATTTTGATAGCTAATCAAGAATACACGACAAATGTAACCATTCAAATCTATTTAGATCTAGATCAAATTTCAAAAGTCGAAGACGATCTGATCAACCTATTATCTGGAAAAGTAGAATTTAAGAAACTAGATCAAAGATTTAACGAAATTCCAGTTACTGATTTAAATTTTCATGAACAATAA
- a CDS encoding glycosyltransferase family 4 protein produces the protein MFQTIVNIFLLVIITAAITPFIRKLAFVLGAVDNPNARRINKKPMPTIGGLAIFVAFNIGEFVLLRKDFPTHELFSVLLASSVIILTGLIDDILELKPRQKMFGIFVASLVVYFLAGIKVRELSLPLLGHIQLGWWSFPITIFWILALTNAVNLIDGLDGLATGVTLISLVTMGIVGFFFLKSWQHYVPIMCIMLAACLLGFLPYNFHPAKIFLGDTGALYIGFMISVLSLKGLKNVTFVSLLVPILILGVPITDTVYAMIRRKLNKKNISQADKHHLHHQLMRMGLTHRQTVLAIYGISLIFSFVSLLSLVSPRWGIWLLILGLLFAVELFVETIGLLGEKYKPLLHFLQRTINKMERADPEVKVRRLNKKNTDKKDLR, from the coding sequence ATGTTTCAAACAATTGTAAATATATTCTTACTAGTAATTATAACTGCTGCTATAACTCCTTTTATTAGAAAATTAGCTTTTGTTTTGGGTGCAGTTGATAATCCAAATGCTCGCCGGATTAATAAAAAGCCAATGCCTACTATTGGTGGATTAGCAATTTTTGTGGCTTTTAATATTGGAGAATTTGTTTTACTGAGAAAAGATTTTCCAACGCATGAGCTTTTTTCTGTATTGTTAGCATCTAGTGTTATTATTCTAACTGGTTTGATCGATGATATTTTAGAACTAAAGCCTAGACAAAAAATGTTTGGAATTTTTGTGGCATCTTTAGTTGTATATTTCCTTGCTGGAATTAAAGTGAGAGAATTAAGTTTACCTTTATTAGGGCACATTCAATTAGGTTGGTGGAGTTTTCCAATCACGATTTTTTGGATTCTTGCTTTAACAAATGCTGTTAATTTAATTGATGGCTTAGATGGACTAGCAACGGGTGTTACCTTGATTTCACTTGTAACGATGGGAATTGTCGGATTTTTCTTCTTGAAGAGTTGGCAGCACTATGTTCCTATCATGTGTATCATGTTAGCAGCTTGTTTACTAGGATTTTTGCCGTATAATTTTCATCCTGCTAAAATCTTTTTAGGGGATACCGGTGCGCTATATATTGGCTTTATGATTTCGGTGCTTTCCTTGAAGGGATTAAAGAATGTAACTTTTGTATCATTATTAGTTCCTATTCTAATTTTGGGAGTTCCAATTACTGATACAGTTTATGCAATGATTAGACGCAAGTTGAATAAAAAGAATATTTCTCAAGCAGATAAACATCATTTGCATCATCAGTTAATGCGAATGGGATTAACTCATAGACAAACTGTGTTGGCTATCTATGGAATATCACTTATTTTTTCTTTTGTATCGCTTCTTTCCTTGGTTTCACCTAGATGGGGTATTTGGCTGTTAATTCTAGGATTACTATTTGCAGTTGAACTTTTTGTCGAAACAATTGGATTGTTAGGTGAGAAGTATAAGCCACTTCTCCATTTTTTACAGCGAACTATTAACAAAATGGAACGTGCCGATCCTGAAGTAAAAGTACGACGTTTAAATAAAAAGAATACAGACAAAAAAGATTTACGTTAA